The genome window CAGCACCACCGACTCGGTTCTGGTGTGGTATCTGCCGGTTTTCTCCGATTCATCCTGGATTCGTCTGGATCCGGTGGCAGAACCTTTCTCCAAACCAAGACGTGGTCAGCCGCATGCTGCCCTGACCTGGAAACCTGCCAACCTGCAGGTCACTGCTTTCGGATCAGCAGGCAAGAAACCTCTTCAATCCATCGCCTCTGGTCAGTATAAAACCGGGGCTCAGCGGCTGCAATGGAATCTGACGGCAGGTTCGGCCTTTTCGGAGGCGGTCATCGGCTTTTCGATCCTGCCACGTCAGATGACCCCGCCCGATGAATCGTATCTGATGAATGTGATCACCCGGCCCGGAAACCGTCATGGTCATCTCACCATCCGGCTCTTACCCGGTGGGGCATTGTCGGTAACCGTTCAGGCCGCCATTGCCGAACGGGGACCAGACCGTCAGTAACCTGCCTCTGACATCAGCCCACGCACAACCGGCACATCGGCCGGTGCCCAGTCCAGCGACATCAGATCGGCCACCGTCATCCAGCGGAAGGCATCATGATCGTTCAGCTTCATGGTGCCCGTCACTATTCTGACGATAAAGGGGGTCATTCGGATGAGTACATTGCCGTAATCCCAGTTCACATCGGGCAGCCGCTTCAGTATCTCCACTTCCAGTTCCAGTTCCTCCCTGATTTCCCTGATGAGACAGGCTTCTTCGGTTTCACCCGGCTCGACCTTTCCGCCGGGAAATTCCCACAACCCTGGCAACATCGGGTCATGACGGCTGCGCTGAACGGCCAGAATGCGGTCCTCCTGCCGGATCACCGCACAGGTAACCGGTATGGTTTTTTTCAGTAATTCCATAAAATGGAACCGGGGTTGATCCCCACCTGTATGGGACCGTACAGACGCTCTCCGTTGCGGAATCCTTCCAGCCAGCCGGGTGAAGTATAATTGTTGATCGATGTCAGCCAGGTGACATTTTTAACCGTATCGACCGACATCTCGTAGACGATGGAACCCGTTGTCGGTTTATCGGCAAACACCTGTAAAACGGTGAAGGATTCCTGCCCGGGAATCCAGCGGATTAAACGGGTAGCCGTCTGTAATTGAATGTAATCGCCAGATTCGCGGTCCATTGAATAAAGAGTCTCACCAAACCGGTAGGTGCCGGTCACTTCACCACTGACTTTATTCAGCGTCACCACCCGGCTATCCGGACTTTCTCCCCAGGGGTTATCGAGAATCAGAACCACCATTTGCGTGCTGGTTTCTACAATTCTGGCCGGATTCAGGCCCACTTCTATGGCCTGAAACGAATTGGATTTCAGGTTAATCCGATTGACTGTAGTACCAGCGCCCCACCCGGTTGCAGACACCCACAGATAGCCATTGGCAATGATCAGGTGCTCCGGTTTCAAGTCGGTAAACTGCTCTTCCACTATCGTCAGATTGGATGGCCGGATTCTGATCACTGAATGACGTTCAAACGAACTGACCCACCAGGTCCCGTCCCCTGCCGAAATAATCTCCCGGGGTTCGACCTTCAGGTTGCCGAAAAAAAAGCTTTTCAGGAACCGGCCGTTGTCTGTCAGGAAGAAATCTATCCGGTTTGAACCAGATACCACCACTGCACCGGTGTCGTTTCTGGCCGACAGGAAATTACCTGTATCGCCCCAGTTTAATTGGTCCCAGATACCACGGGTATTGGTTCCAACCACTTCACCGGTTTGTGGGTAGACCCATTGAAGCGATGAATTATTCTTTTGCCACTCCCCCTCATTCAGAATATATACACCACCCGGAACGGTGTTTGGCTGAGCGTAGTCATCCGGCGAATCGGTGCTGTTGCATCCAACGAGAAGAGCGCCAAAAAAAATCAGAGAAAATCGCATGTTGCCTCCAGAATAATGGACCGGCCCGGCATGGGGTACGATCGGACCCACTCATACCGGTAACCAGTGATGTTTTGTACTTTGAATGTCAGATGAATTGGGGTGGTCAGAATACCGGACTGGTAGGCGATAGTGGCATTCCACAACGCCACTGCATAGAGCCGTTCATCCGGAAGGTTCAGGCTTCCCCAGTAACGCTCTCCGGTAAACGACAGGTCGGTTCCCAACTGCCAGGAACCCATGGCCGAGGTAAAGCCGGTTGCTCCCTGCAGAAACGGTGTGTAAACCACCTGTTTTCCGTTCAGAACCCGGTTTTTCTGATCGGTCAGGGTTACCCGTTGCCAGATAAATTGACCCCACCACTCGACCCAATCCGTTTGTGCAGTGACGGTCTGTTCGATACCGGTTCCGATAACCGACCCTGCATTGATAGCCGACCACCGGACCGGCGTTTGCGGAATCCCGATGATTTTATGATCAATCCGGTACCAGAATCCGCGGGTGGTTGCAGACAGCCAACGGCCGGTAAAACGCAGTTCAGGTTCAAACCCGGTGTATTGTTCAGGAAACAGGGTTTCGCCCGTTTTTCTGAATTGTATCTCGGTGAAAGAAGGAAAACGGGCATTGCGGATAAGCGAAAGCGTGGCATACCAGTTTTCATGGCGGATCACACCGGCAACGGCCCCTGTCATCAGCGGTGAATAATCCGAACTGGTTTCGAGACGGCCCTGAATGCGAATCCATTCGCCATCCCATCCGGAGAAAAGTGCCAGACTCTGCCGGTCCTGCCTGAAGACGGTCGGTTTGCCCAACCACACATCGGCATTTCCTTTCTGATTCCGCAGATACAGACCCACAGCCGGCCAATTTGAACCCTCAGGAATCCAGTCGAGACGAAGCGCCTGTTCACGGTCGGACCAATCCACCGGTCCGGAAGGCGCATCGGGATCATCGTACTTTGTCTGTGTGGAACGCACCAATCCTGACATCCGGTAGCGATTACCGTTCAGCAAACCGGAAAAGGACGGAATCCAGCGGACATCCGATTGGTCCATCACAGCGCCATCGTTGTTTGGATTTCCGGTGGCCACTGCACCAGGGACCTGCTGGTGCTGGGTGGTTACCATGAACACCGACTGAAGGGTCAGATCGCCCGATTCGTATCCGCCGGTGACCAGTCCGCTGATCTGACGGCCGGCATTCCATTCCCGCTGACTGGTGACCGTTTCGCCCGGACGGATAAAGTCGAAATTTCCATCGGACGATGACCGGCTGATCACACCCGACCCGAACCAGGATCCCGACTGTCCCGATAAGCTGGCGGTGGTGGTGAGGGTATTCCAGGAACCATAGGACGTTTCCAGCCGGATGGATGGCTTCCGTTCAGAGCGGCTGCCAAGGTACAGGGTCGAGCCTAAACCGCCTGCGGCCACATCGGAGGAATACCCGCCCGACCGGAACGTCAGACGGGATAGCTGGGAGGGTTGCACCAGACCGAGATTGGTCGTGCCGGTCAGTCCGTCATTCAGAACCATGCCATCGAGAACCACCACATTTTGTGAAGACGTGGTTCCCCGGCTGGTAAGCGTCTGCACACCGGCGCTTCCGCCAAATTCTTTCATCATTCCACCCGGCAAAAGGGAAACCAGATCGGACCAACGCGGGCGCGATTTCATGACAGAATCGGGGACC of Bacteroidota bacterium contains these proteins:
- a CDS encoding NUDIX domain-containing protein, translated to MELLKKTIPVTCAVIRQEDRILAVQRSRHDPMLPGLWEFPGGKVEPGETEEACLIREIREELELEVEILKRLPDVNWDYGNVLIRMTPFIVRIVTGTMKLNDHDAFRWMTVADLMSLDWAPADVPVVRGLMSEAGY
- a CDS encoding TonB-dependent receptor; translated protein: MTSWLIGQDPDTTLKNLPVYEMEEIPVVADRDARLSVSYSAGLVTMVPDSVMKSRPRWSDLVSLLPGGMMKEFGGSAGVQTLTSRGTTSSQNVVVLDGMVLNDGLTGTTNLGLVQPSQLSRLTFRSGGYSSDVAAGGLGSTLYLGSRSERKPSIRLETSYGSWNTLTTTASLSGQSGSWFGSGVISRSSSDGNFDFIRPGETVTSQREWNAGRQISGLVTGGYESGDLTLQSVFMVTTQHQQVPGAVATGNPNNDGAVMDQSDVRWIPSFSGLLNGNRYRMSGLVRSTQTKYDDPDAPSGPVDWSDREQALRLDWIPEGSNWPAVGLYLRNQKGNADVWLGKPTVFRQDRQSLALFSGWDGEWIRIQGRLETSSDYSPLMTGAVAGVIRHENWYATLSLIRNARFPSFTEIQFRKTGETLFPEQYTGFEPELRFTGRWLSATTRGFWYRIDHKIIGIPQTPVRWSAINAGSVIGTGIEQTVTAQTDWVEWWGQFIWQRVTLTDQKNRVLNGKQVVYTPFLQGATGFTSAMGSWQLGTDLSFTGERYWGSLNLPDERLYAVALWNATIAYQSGILTTPIHLTFKVQNITGYRYEWVRSYPMPGRSIILEATCDFL